A genomic window from Bacteroidales bacterium includes:
- a CDS encoding tetratricopeptide repeat protein, producing MEKNKKNIIILAIIFVIAIVVTYSNHFNNGFHFDDSHTIQNNIYITNINNIPLFFKDVRTFSSIPSHWGYRPLITTTLAIDYWLGGGLNPFYFHFSTFMWYVLMCVILFFVYKNILNKSINHKWTGYMAIVSVGWYALHTANAETINYIISRTDVLSTLCIVASLSIFISYPNLRKKFIYIIPAVIGVFCKETVLVLPLILFFYIILFEKELSLYDLFKNKNFKIIFKTILIIVPLLIFVLIFQIYTLAKTPPIQGLSNPVFYYILTQTYIWVHYFITFFLPFNLSADTDWGVITNIFDDRIIVGLIFIGLLIFTIFKTSQKKETKPIAFGLLWFALALLPTSVAPLSEVMNDHRMFFPFIGLAFSVVSCMSLLLLKYENLIASNKKYQELIYIIVFVVLSSYAYGTYQRNKVWKDEESLWHDVTIKSPMNGRGLMNYGLTQMGAGKYDVALSYFEKALIYNPYYSLLYINLGVLKNAMNKPAEAEEYFKKAITYGIGGHEPYYYYANFLFQHNRIGDARQMAEKSLSISPDFIQTRYLLMNMYNELGLWDNLGTLVEQTLQIVPNDAVTLSYLEASRKKMTKIDESMENAKKNPTPENYLSLSLTYYQKGLYEKCIEACNEALKLKPDYSDAYNNICSAYNVLGKYDEAIKACEKAIKIKPDYQLAKNNLAWAKSQIKK from the coding sequence ATGGAAAAAAACAAAAAAAATATTATAATATTGGCAATTATATTTGTAATTGCGATTGTAGTAACCTATTCAAATCATTTCAACAATGGGTTTCATTTTGATGATTCACATACGATACAAAATAATATATATATAACTAATATCAATAATATTCCCCTGTTTTTTAAAGATGTTCGGACTTTTAGTTCAATACCTTCACATTGGGGTTACCGTCCATTAATTACTACAACGTTAGCGATAGATTACTGGCTTGGCGGTGGATTGAACCCTTTTTATTTTCATTTTTCTACATTTATGTGGTATGTTTTAATGTGTGTTATTTTATTTTTTGTTTATAAAAATATATTAAATAAGTCAATTAATCACAAATGGACTGGTTATATGGCAATTGTTTCTGTTGGTTGGTATGCTTTGCATACTGCAAATGCTGAAACAATAAATTATATTATATCAAGAACAGATGTTTTGTCAACGCTGTGTATTGTAGCATCATTGTCGATATTTATTTCATATCCAAATCTCAGAAAAAAGTTTATTTATATTATACCGGCTGTTATTGGAGTTTTCTGCAAGGAAACTGTTTTGGTGCTTCCTTTAATTTTGTTTTTCTATATTATTTTATTTGAAAAAGAACTATCGCTATACGATTTATTTAAGAATAAAAATTTTAAAATAATATTTAAAACTATTTTAATAATTGTTCCGTTATTAATTTTTGTTCTGATTTTTCAAATTTATACATTAGCGAAAACACCTCCAATACAAGGATTATCAAATCCTGTTTTTTATTACATTTTAACTCAAACATATATTTGGGTTCATTATTTTATTACTTTCTTTCTGCCTTTTAATCTTAGTGCAGATACCGACTGGGGAGTAATAACAAATATTTTTGATGACAGAATAATTGTAGGATTGATTTTTATTGGATTATTAATTTTTACAATATTTAAAACATCTCAAAAGAAAGAAACAAAACCAATAGCATTTGGTTTGCTATGGTTTGCACTTGCATTATTACCCACATCAGTTGCTCCGTTGTCGGAGGTAATGAATGACCACAGGATGTTTTTCCCATTTATAGGACTCGCTTTCAGTGTTGTGTCGTGCATGAGTTTATTATTATTAAAATATGAAAATTTAATTGCCTCTAATAAAAAATATCAGGAATTGATTTATATTATTGTTTTTGTTGTATTATCATCTTATGCTTATGGAACGTATCAGAGAAATAAGGTCTGGAAAGATGAAGAATCTCTTTGGCATGATGTTACTATAAAAAGCCCTATGAATGGAAGAGGTTTAATGAACTATGGCTTAACACAAATGGGAGCTGGCAAATATGATGTGGCATTGTCATATTTCGAAAAAGCTTTAATATATAATCCTTATTATTCTTTGCTGTATATAAATCTTGGAGTTCTTAAAAATGCCATGAATAAACCCGCCGAAGCAGAAGAATATTTTAAAAAAGCAATTACTTATGGCATTGGCGGGCATGAGCCGTATTATTATTATGCTAACTTTTTATTCCAGCATAACAGGATAGGGGATGCAAGACAAATGGCAGAAAAATCTTTAAGCATAAGTCCTGATTTTATTCAAACAAGATATTTGCTTATGAATATGTACAATGAACTTGGTTTGTGGGATAATCTGGGAACATTGGTTGAACAAACTTTACAAATAGTACCTAACGATGCTGTAACATTGAGCTACTTGGAAGCAAGCAGAAAAAAAATGACAAAGATTGATGAAAGTATGGAAAATGCAAAGAAAAACCCAACACCCGAAAATTATTTAAGCTTGAGTTTGACATATTATCAAAAAGGATTGTATGAAAAATGCATTGAAGCATGCAATGAGGCATTGAAATTAAAACCCGATTACTCCGATGCCTATAATAATATATGTTCGGCTTATAATGTACTCGGTAAATATGATGAAGCAATTAAAGCATGTGAAAAAGCAATAAAAATAAAGCCCGACTACCAGCTTGCAAAGAATAATCTGGCATGGGCAAAAAGCCAAATTAAAAAATAA
- a CDS encoding phospholipid carrier-dependent glycosyltransferase, which yields MTDVNFYKKYNFVIPFLLFLFLFINGAIGIDFGYHWDEEIFVEQASDSFNSGVFLPHLYIYPSFCYYLVVFAGGIYKIFNSETPINALLLSSDFYVFIRYIFLFISSLTVIWVYLLTLKITKKTFISLFAGLLFCSSFEFCYHSRWAVSDCIAVQFAFLSTLILFLDTNFKRKIIWSSLVAGIAIGTKYTAGIVCINILFYIFYDFFNKKEAENSIKELLRFVAFCFIGFIITTPGAICEPFLFAGSLIHQKNIYSTGHYGYTIQSGFPHFMKIIEYVVFVLFSDMSFVSVSFFILMVLGIIYIISKKELHVAVMFATMLIYIIFISTFKVMIVRNLLYVFPVFIVVAALGFDYLLGLIRKQYVFILKFVFVIFIGFSIISVVSSSISIYNKNKIDYAREVKNYILKNPDKNFIFSPQISSLINIKNSNEIILNNSYLIFLKDEISCDKYIANKRKQFEKVIGVKDINLDYYPTWLGSNRIIIMKNDKSNYVEKLKTVIFQKQKAEGNIQDKLSKK from the coding sequence TTGACTGATGTAAATTTTTATAAAAAATATAATTTCGTTATTCCATTTCTGTTATTTCTTTTTTTGTTTATTAATGGAGCAATAGGAATTGATTTCGGCTATCACTGGGATGAAGAAATTTTTGTTGAGCAGGCAAGTGACTCATTTAATTCAGGCGTTTTTTTGCCACACTTATATATTTATCCTTCATTTTGTTATTATTTAGTTGTTTTTGCAGGCGGGATTTACAAAATATTTAACAGCGAAACCCCAATTAATGCACTTTTATTAAGTTCTGATTTTTATGTTTTCATAAGATATATTTTTCTCTTCATCTCTTCTTTGACGGTAATATGGGTTTATTTGCTGACCTTAAAAATTACAAAGAAAACTTTTATTTCTCTTTTTGCGGGATTATTGTTTTGCTCTTCATTTGAATTCTGCTATCATTCGCGATGGGCAGTTTCGGATTGCATTGCCGTGCAGTTTGCATTTCTTTCAACTCTGATTTTATTTCTCGATACCAACTTTAAAAGAAAAATAATTTGGAGTTCGCTTGTGGCAGGTATTGCGATTGGTACAAAATACACAGCCGGAATTGTTTGTATTAATATTTTGTTTTACATATTTTATGATTTTTTTAATAAAAAAGAAGCGGAAAATTCAATTAAAGAATTATTAAGGTTTGTTGCTTTTTGTTTTATCGGTTTTATAATAACTACACCGGGAGCAATATGTGAACCATTTTTATTTGCAGGTAGCTTAATACATCAAAAAAATATTTATTCTACCGGTCACTATGGATATACAATTCAAAGCGGATTTCCTCATTTTATGAAAATAATAGAATATGTAGTATTTGTGCTATTTTCTGACATGTCTTTTGTTTCAGTTTCGTTTTTTATTTTAATGGTTTTAGGAATAATATACATTATATCTAAAAAAGAACTACATGTTGCTGTTATGTTTGCAACAATGTTGATATACATAATTTTTATATCAACATTCAAAGTAATGATTGTAAGGAACCTTTTATATGTTTTTCCTGTTTTTATTGTTGTAGCGGCACTCGGATTTGATTACCTCTTAGGTTTAATACGGAAACAATATGTTTTTATATTAAAATTTGTATTTGTTATTTTTATTGGGTTTTCAATAATTAGCGTTGTAAGTTCATCAATTAGCATATATAATAAAAATAAAATTGATTATGCTCGTGAAGTTAAAAATTACATTTTAAAAAATCCGGATAAGAATTTTATTTTTTCACCACAAATTTCTTCTTTAATTAATATTAAAAATTCAAATGAAATAATTTTAAATAATTCATATTTGATTTTTTTAAAAGATGAAATTTCTTGCGATAAATATATTGCAAACAAAAGAAAGCAGTTCGAAAAAGTAATAGGAGTTAAAGATATTAACCTTGATTATTACCCGACTTGGCTGGGTTCAAATAGAATTATAATAATGAAAAACGATAAAAGCAATTATGTTGAAAAATTAAAAACAGTCATTTTTCAAAAACAAAAGGCAGAAGGAAATATTCAAGATAAATTATCAAAAAAATGA
- a CDS encoding YfhO family protein: protein MDTKNKITQNKNESDFVNTIDNIFKKHGIYILISLIAIAVFIVFKDFILFKKLYLFKDIGSDSINYSYPQCIHISDYIRNTGIPKWSFNQGMGQNIFPFSFTDPFNALLFILGRNNIGYGIIYKEILKIFLAGIFFYLFLKKLSLSEYPAIIGGISYSFSSFIILGGCWDIFSTEAVYLAFLLFSFEKLYQENKWFLFPIAISLIAILQPFDLYLYGLFLIIYIVFRYLEDSERRHENIFVLLLKITGLGLLGILMSSFFFINELIQMMDSSRVSGDNSYFKLLISKSIFGFEDNKHNITAIMRLFSSDLLGTGSNFKGWYNYLEAPLFYCGLINLLLIPQLFIFIDKRKKIIYSILLAGIIIPVIFPFFRYTYWLYTGDYYRAYSLLVVAVLLFFSIKSLNYIIKNPKIDFKILVITLVVILIILCYPYEYLQNNKNLNENLRNTVVVFLMIYTISIFLLQFKKAKNIIQLLLLLFILTELSFFSSIIVKDRPVITGAENKEKTGYNDYTNDAVTYLNTVDKSFYRINKDYFSGPVIDYSYSANEAKIQNFKSTPSYHSFNQTNYIKFLVEMNIVDGRDERLTRCHRGLTNNHILHGFASIKYSLSKTLKPFVLNYGYDSIASFGYVSIYKNKYFLPLGFCYNSYITDKNFKKLSVQQKGIVLYKAFVIKEKDTINMNAFQKFNLKDTAKFYSWQDYGNDIANLKKDTLAISEYSQNNIKGKISLSKKQMLFFSIPFDKGWSVSIDGNTVKPVTTNIGFTGLIVDKGNHIVELSFTPLYFHLSRIISLIAIALFISLVFIKHARRQKHS, encoded by the coding sequence ATGGATACAAAAAATAAAATTACTCAGAATAAAAACGAAAGCGATTTTGTAAATACAATTGATAATATTTTCAAAAAGCACGGAATATATATATTGATTTCTTTAATAGCAATTGCTGTATTTATTGTTTTTAAAGATTTTATTCTTTTTAAGAAATTATATTTATTTAAAGATATAGGAAGTGATTCAATAAATTATAGTTATCCCCAATGTATTCATATTTCCGATTATATAAGAAACACAGGTATTCCCAAGTGGTCATTTAATCAAGGCATGGGACAAAACATATTTCCTTTCAGTTTTACCGACCCATTTAATGCACTCTTATTTATTCTTGGAAGAAACAATATCGGTTACGGAATAATATATAAAGAAATTTTAAAAATTTTTCTTGCAGGAATTTTCTTTTATTTGTTTTTAAAAAAATTATCACTCTCTGAATATCCTGCTATAATTGGCGGAATTTCATATTCCTTTTCAAGCTTCATAATACTTGGTGGTTGTTGGGATATATTTTCTACAGAAGCCGTATATCTGGCATTCTTATTATTCTCTTTTGAAAAATTATATCAGGAGAACAAATGGTTTTTATTTCCCATTGCCATTTCATTAATTGCAATTTTACAACCTTTTGATTTATATCTGTATGGTTTATTTTTAATTATTTACATTGTTTTCCGATACCTTGAAGATAGTGAACGCCGGCATGAAAATATTTTTGTTTTGTTATTAAAAATAACGGGATTAGGATTATTAGGAATATTAATGAGTTCGTTTTTTTTCATTAACGAACTAATACAAATGATGGACAGCTCCAGAGTGAGTGGAGACAATTCATATTTTAAACTGCTTATTTCAAAATCTATTTTTGGCTTTGAAGACAACAAACATAATATAACAGCCATAATGCGGTTATTTTCCAGCGACTTGCTGGGTACAGGCAGTAATTTCAAAGGATGGTACAATTACCTTGAAGCACCATTATTTTATTGCGGACTAATAAACTTGCTTCTTATTCCACAGCTTTTCATTTTCATAGATAAAAGAAAAAAAATAATATATTCAATTTTACTTGCCGGTATTATAATACCTGTAATTTTCCCATTTTTCAGATATACATACTGGCTATATACCGGTGATTATTATAGAGCATACTCATTATTAGTTGTTGCAGTGTTATTATTTTTCAGTATTAAGTCATTAAACTATATCATAAAAAATCCCAAAATAGATTTTAAAATATTAGTAATAACACTTGTAGTTATTTTAATTATATTGTGCTATCCCTACGAATACCTGCAAAACAATAAAAATCTCAATGAAAATTTAAGAAATACGGTTGTTGTATTTTTAATGATTTATACTATTTCAATTTTCCTTTTGCAATTTAAAAAAGCGAAAAACATAATTCAATTATTATTATTATTATTTATTTTAACAGAACTATCATTCTTTTCAAGTATTATTGTTAAAGACCGACCTGTTATAACCGGAGCTGAAAATAAAGAGAAAACAGGATACAATGATTATACAAATGATGCCGTTACTTATCTTAATACTGTTGATAAAAGTTTTTACAGAATAAATAAAGATTATTTTTCGGGACCCGTGATTGATTATAGCTATAGTGCTAACGAAGCTAAAATTCAAAATTTTAAAAGTACTCCATCTTACCATTCATTTAATCAGACGAATTACATTAAATTTCTTGTTGAGATGAATATTGTTGATGGGCGTGATGAACGGCTTACACGCTGCCACAGGGGTTTAACAAACAATCATATACTTCATGGCTTTGCAAGCATAAAATACTCTTTATCCAAAACACTTAAACCTTTTGTGCTTAATTATGGATATGATTCAATTGCGAGTTTCGGATATGTTTCAATATATAAAAACAAATATTTTCTTCCATTGGGATTTTGTTATAATAGTTATATTACCGATAAAAATTTCAAAAAATTATCGGTACAGCAAAAAGGTATTGTATTGTATAAAGCATTTGTAATAAAAGAAAAAGACACTATAAACATGAATGCTTTCCAAAAATTTAATTTAAAAGATACCGCTAAATTTTATTCATGGCAGGATTATGGCAACGATATTGCTAATCTCAAAAAAGATACGTTAGCAATTAGTGAATATAGCCAGAATAACATAAAAGGAAAAATCTCACTTAGCAAAAAGCAAATGTTATTTTTCTCAATTCCTTTCGATAAGGGATGGTCTGTAAGTATTGATGGAAATACCGTAAAACCAGTGACAACAAATATTGGATTTACAGGATTAATAGTTGATAAAGGAAATCATATTGTTGAACTTTCATTTACTCCTTTATATTTTCATTTAAGCAGAATAATCTCTTTAATTGCAATTGCTCTTTTTATTTCTTTGGTTTTCATAAAACACGCAAGAAGGCAAAAACACAGTTAA
- a CDS encoding glycosyltransferase family 2 protein, which produces MENHTFVIPAYKDSPYLEECIINLKNQTSKSNIIITTSTPSEHIENIAKKYNIDYYINESKTGIANDWNFALSKAKTKLITIAHQDDIYESDFVESIFKKNNTAKRILIFFTDYIDLIENKDRDFSLNHIIKKMLLFPFLIKSTISSTFLKKFVLLFGDPICCPSVTLNMEELKSFSFSTGFDVNPDWYAWLELAKHEGAFIYINKKLMKHRIHAEMETLKQIKSNKRLEEELRMFEIMWGKYIGKLISRVYSQSHKDNII; this is translated from the coding sequence TTGGAAAACCACACTTTTGTAATTCCGGCATACAAAGATTCACCATACTTAGAAGAGTGTATTATAAATTTAAAAAATCAAACTTCAAAAAGCAATATTATAATCACAACATCCACTCCTTCGGAACACATCGAAAACATTGCAAAAAAATACAATATTGATTATTATATAAATGAATCAAAAACCGGAATTGCCAACGATTGGAATTTTGCTTTATCCAAAGCCAAAACAAAGCTTATTACAATAGCCCATCAGGATGATATTTATGAAAGTGATTTTGTTGAAAGTATTTTTAAAAAAAATAATACAGCAAAAAGAATTCTTATTTTTTTTACAGATTACATTGATTTGATTGAAAACAAAGACAGAGATTTTTCTTTAAATCATATAATAAAAAAAATGCTTCTTTTTCCTTTTCTTATTAAATCAACAATTAGCAGTACATTTTTAAAGAAATTCGTTTTGCTTTTTGGCGACCCTATTTGTTGTCCTTCCGTTACTTTAAATATGGAAGAATTAAAAAGTTTTTCTTTTTCCACCGGGTTTGATGTAAATCCCGATTGGTATGCGTGGTTAGAACTGGCGAAACATGAAGGCGCATTTATTTACATAAATAAAAAGCTCATGAAGCATCGCATTCATGCAGAAATGGAAACATTAAAACAAATAAAATCGAACAAACGACTTGAAGAAGAATTGCGAATGTTTGAAATTATGTGGGGAAAATATATCGGAAAACTTATTTCAAGAGTTTATTCTCAAAGCCATAAAGATAACATCATTTAA
- a CDS encoding glycosyltransferase family 2 protein, protein MENTLTIIMPAYNEEESLKSFIPEVIDNCKKNSYKLIIVNDGSKDNTKEILKGFSDKEDFIKIINHKVNKGYGGAIKSGILNATTDYVVTIDADGQHNPSDIPNLFSKLKESDADMIVGSRIEEKINNYYRHVGKSIIRKFAKLVMTVPIRDINSGMKLYNTELAKKYIPLSPDTMAFSDIIALMFLNQKHLVLEEPVQIRAREKGKSTISTNTAFNTILAILSVLVLFNPMRVFLPIAFINIVFGILWGLPFLIMGRGVSNGAIITIISGILFFFLGLIADQLSMLRKERLK, encoded by the coding sequence ATGGAAAACACTCTTACAATTATAATGCCTGCTTATAATGAAGAAGAATCATTAAAATCATTTATTCCCGAGGTAATAGATAATTGCAAAAAGAACTCATATAAATTAATAATAGTAAATGACGGCTCAAAAGACAATACTAAAGAAATCCTGAAAGGTTTTTCTGATAAGGAAGATTTCATAAAAATAATAAATCATAAAGTTAATAAAGGATATGGCGGTGCTATAAAAAGCGGCATATTAAATGCAACTACTGATTATGTAGTTACAATAGATGCCGATGGACAGCATAATCCTTCGGATATTCCCAACTTATTTTCAAAGCTGAAAGAAAGTGATGCTGACATGATTGTCGGTTCAAGAATAGAAGAAAAAATAAATAATTATTACAGACATGTCGGGAAATCAATAATAAGAAAGTTTGCAAAATTAGTTATGACAGTTCCGATACGCGACATTAATTCGGGAATGAAATTATACAATACCGAGCTGGCGAAAAAATATATTCCGCTTAGCCCCGATACAATGGCTTTCAGTGATATTATTGCTTTGATGTTTTTAAATCAGAAACATCTTGTTTTAGAAGAACCCGTACAAATACGTGCAAGAGAAAAAGGTAAAAGTACAATTTCAACAAATACTGCATTCAATACAATTCTCGCTATTTTGAGTGTGCTTGTGCTTTTCAATCCGATGAGAGTATTTCTTCCGATAGCATTTATTAATATTGTTTTCGGCATTCTCTGGGGATTACCTTTTTTAATCATGGGACGTGGTGTTAGTAACGGAGCAATAATTACAATAATTTCAGGAATACTTTTCTTTTTCCTTGGCTTAATTGCCGACCAGCTTTCAATGCTCCGTAAAGAAAGATTAAAATAA
- a CDS encoding radical SAM protein: MNILLINPPGTVTFVNPPLGILYIAAILKKENHNISIIDYNLENLNYQKLFDFINEKEIKAIGISIVTPKVYSAMDMAAAIRKNFPEIFIIAGGPHATLMPEQLMNECPAINYVIQGEGEFRMRDLIRNLEKKLPVNEIDGLAFKKDGKIINNPPQNSIEDINILPMPSRELIDINKYSSYMKTILSPATTMITSRGCPYKCIYCSKPITGKKIRSLNPENVVNEIQFLVDNYKIREIIFYDDSFTFNQERVLEICNLIIQKGIKIKWHCETRVNLINENLLKKMKEAGCYLIGYGIESGSNRLLKILQKGITIEQIENAVSITKKAGIKVLGYFMFGIPGETEEDIKQTIKLSKKLGVDFAQFSIATAYPGTELFEIAKSQNKVSADWSKSIYALGSKPIISISDIPVEKLYSYMKKAYFSFYFRPLYIFNKIKNIKTLNDFLYYFRGLKTMLKV; the protein is encoded by the coding sequence ATGAATATTCTGCTTATAAATCCTCCGGGTACTGTTACCTTTGTCAATCCGCCATTAGGCATTCTATATATTGCTGCAATATTAAAAAAAGAGAATCATAACATTTCTATTATTGATTACAATCTGGAAAACCTGAATTATCAAAAGTTGTTTGATTTTATTAATGAAAAAGAAATTAAAGCAATTGGCATTTCTATTGTAACACCAAAGGTATATAGCGCAATGGATATGGCTGCTGCAATAAGAAAAAACTTTCCCGAAATATTTATTATTGCAGGAGGACCTCATGCAACACTAATGCCCGAACAATTAATGAATGAATGCCCTGCTATTAATTACGTAATTCAGGGTGAAGGCGAATTCAGGATGAGAGATTTAATTAGAAACCTTGAAAAAAAATTACCTGTTAACGAAATTGATGGATTAGCTTTTAAGAAAGATGGCAAAATAATAAATAATCCACCTCAAAATTCTATTGAAGACATAAATATTTTACCGATGCCATCAAGAGAATTGATTGACATTAATAAGTATAGTTCTTATATGAAAACAATTCTGTCGCCTGCCACCACAATGATTACAAGTCGCGGATGCCCATATAAATGTATTTATTGCTCAAAGCCAATTACAGGAAAAAAAATAAGAAGTTTAAATCCCGAAAATGTTGTAAACGAAATTCAATTTTTAGTTGACAATTATAAAATAAGGGAAATTATATTTTACGATGATTCTTTTACTTTCAATCAGGAACGCGTTTTGGAAATTTGTAATTTAATTATTCAAAAGGGCATAAAAATAAAATGGCATTGCGAAACAAGAGTTAATTTGATAAACGAAAATTTATTAAAGAAAATGAAAGAAGCAGGATGTTATCTTATTGGCTATGGCATTGAATCGGGCAGCAACAGATTACTAAAAATACTGCAAAAAGGAATTACCATAGAACAAATTGAGAATGCTGTTTCAATCACAAAAAAAGCCGGCATTAAAGTTTTGGGATATTTTATGTTTGGAATTCCGGGCGAAACAGAAGAAGACATAAAACAAACGATTAAATTATCCAAAAAATTAGGAGTAGATTTCGCTCAGTTTTCAATTGCCACAGCATATCCGGGAACCGAACTTTTTGAAATTGCAAAATCGCAGAATAAAGTTTCCGCCGATTGGTCGAAAAGTATTTATGCACTGGGCAGCAAACCAATAATAAGTATTTCTGATATTCCTGTTGAAAAACTATACTCATATATGAAAAAAGCCTATTTTTCATTTTATTTTCGCCCGTTATATATTTTCAATAAAATAAAAAACATAAAAACACTTAACGATTTCTTATATTATTTTCGAGGATTAAAAACAATGTTAAAAGTATAA